In a single window of the Halobaculum lipolyticum genome:
- a CDS encoding BtpA/SgcQ family protein, producing MVHLPALPGAPKFDGDRAGIVAAAERDAGRLAAGGVDAVVVENFGDAPFYPDDVPKHVVASMTRAVRAVVETVDVPVGVNVLRNDADAALSVAAAAGGDFVRINVHTGARVTDQGVVDGRAHETMRLRDRLDADVAVLADHDVKHSAPLAARGFTAESVADGVERGLADAIVVSGTGTGHETDRSDLEHAVERRDANDLDTPVLVGSGVDADSVGDLLDVADGVIVGTALKEGGDVGNPVSEERVRELVAAARR from the coding sequence ATGGTCCACCTCCCAGCACTCCCCGGGGCCCCGAAGTTCGACGGCGACCGGGCGGGGATCGTCGCGGCCGCCGAGCGCGACGCCGGACGCCTCGCCGCGGGCGGCGTCGACGCGGTCGTGGTGGAGAACTTCGGCGACGCCCCGTTCTACCCGGACGACGTGCCCAAACACGTCGTGGCGAGCATGACCCGCGCCGTCCGCGCGGTCGTGGAGACCGTGGACGTGCCGGTGGGCGTGAACGTGCTCCGGAACGACGCCGACGCCGCGCTGTCGGTCGCGGCGGCCGCGGGCGGCGACTTCGTCCGGATCAACGTCCACACCGGCGCCCGCGTCACCGACCAGGGCGTCGTCGACGGGCGGGCCCACGAGACGATGCGCCTGCGCGACCGCCTCGACGCGGACGTGGCCGTGCTCGCCGACCACGACGTGAAACACTCGGCGCCGCTGGCCGCCCGCGGGTTCACCGCCGAGTCGGTCGCCGACGGCGTCGAGCGCGGACTCGCGGACGCCATCGTCGTCAGCGGCACCGGCACCGGCCACGAGACGGATCGCTCGGACTTGGAGCACGCCGTCGAGCGCCGGGACGCCAACGACCTCGACACGCCGGTGCTCGTCGGGAGCGGCGTCGACGCCGACAGCGTGGGCGACCTGCTCGACGTCGCCGACGGCGTCATCGTCGGCACCGCGCTCAAGGAGGGCGGCGACGTGGGGAACCCGGTCTCCGAGGAGCGGGTCCGGGAGTTGGTCGCTGCCGCGCGTCGCTGA
- a CDS encoding ATP-binding protein translates to MTSRSVEVLCVGDDAEVRDRVDARLSRALDGASVSTVTDAEEAERRLAAVDGAVDCVVSAYDLPDRDGLGLLTTVRDRWPELPFVLVADAGSERVAGEAVAEGVTAYVPLEGADPFDTLAARVRTALEERRDRSPTRSRAEQYRSLVGNADDAMAVLEDGRYRLVNEACADLLDRSMAEIVGATDRDLLPEPVATALASHSERAKREGEPVTQRLEVPTETRSRFFDIRHIPHEGARGEPGGVARVVREVSEQVERERLLREERDRLEALADAVAHDARNAIQLVAGRADLAREANGRDEAAVERNLDAIDNGVDRLYELVASLESLRGVSDPVTDPARVSIADAAAAAWATVDAPEAELRIAADPVVAGDPPRIRTLLENLLRNAVDHGGRDVTVTVDTVDDGRGFAVADDGPGVPVGERERILEFGYGSGPGTGIGLGIVAGIAEAHGWSVRVTGSADGGARFEFRQETIDSFVS, encoded by the coding sequence ATGACGAGTCGCTCCGTCGAGGTGCTGTGTGTCGGCGACGACGCGGAGGTTCGCGACCGCGTCGACGCGCGGCTGTCGCGGGCGCTCGACGGAGCGAGCGTGTCGACGGTCACCGACGCCGAGGAGGCGGAGCGGCGCCTGGCGGCGGTCGACGGGGCGGTCGACTGTGTCGTGAGCGCCTACGACCTGCCCGACCGCGACGGGCTGGGCCTCCTCACGACGGTCCGGGACCGGTGGCCGGAGCTCCCGTTCGTGCTGGTCGCCGACGCCGGGAGCGAACGGGTCGCCGGCGAGGCGGTCGCCGAGGGGGTCACCGCCTACGTGCCGCTCGAGGGAGCCGACCCGTTCGACACGCTGGCCGCGCGCGTGCGGACGGCCCTCGAGGAGCGCCGCGACCGCTCCCCGACCCGGTCGCGCGCCGAGCAGTACCGGTCGCTGGTCGGCAACGCCGACGACGCCATGGCCGTGCTCGAGGACGGCCGCTACCGGCTGGTGAACGAGGCCTGTGCGGACCTGCTCGACCGGTCGATGGCGGAGATCGTCGGCGCCACCGACCGCGACCTCCTCCCCGAGCCGGTCGCGACGGCGCTGGCGTCCCACTCCGAGCGCGCGAAACGCGAGGGGGAGCCGGTCACCCAACGGCTGGAGGTGCCGACGGAGACGCGCAGTCGCTTCTTCGACATCCGCCACATCCCCCACGAGGGCGCCCGCGGCGAGCCGGGGGGCGTCGCCCGCGTGGTCAGAGAGGTGTCCGAGCAAGTCGAGCGCGAGCGACTGCTCCGCGAGGAGCGCGACCGGCTGGAGGCGCTGGCGGACGCCGTCGCCCACGACGCGCGCAACGCGATCCAGCTCGTCGCCGGACGGGCCGACCTCGCGCGGGAGGCGAACGGCCGCGACGAAGCCGCCGTCGAGCGCAACCTCGACGCGATCGACAACGGCGTCGACCGCCTGTACGAGTTGGTCGCCTCGCTGGAATCGCTGCGGGGGGTGAGCGACCCCGTGACCGACCCCGCACGGGTGTCGATCGCCGACGCAGCGGCGGCGGCGTGGGCGACCGTCGACGCCCCCGAGGCGGAGCTGCGGATCGCCGCCGACCCGGTCGTCGCGGGCGATCCCCCCCGGATCCGTACCCTGCTGGAGAACCTCCTCCGCAACGCCGTCGACCACGGCGGACGCGACGTCACCGTCACGGTCGACACCGTCGACGACGGGAGGGGGTTCGCCGTCGCGGACGACGGCCCGGGCGTCCCCGTCGGAGAGCGGGAACGGATCCTCGAGTTCGGCTACGGCTCCGGCCCGGGGACGGGTATCGGGCTGGGGATCGTCGCGGGGATCGCCGAGGCCCACGGCTGGTCGGTCCGTGTGACCGGATCGGCCGACGGCGGCGCACGCTTCGAGTTCCGGCAGGAGACCATCGACTCGTTCGTCTCCTGA
- a CDS encoding carbohydrate kinase family protein yields the protein MPDGDADRSDTCDPGADADTDAGTGTDLGARRDPAASPAVVTVGAATVDRTYHVSNIPGADGGAYAGTVAESFGGVGANVALAAARLGRSAGLVARLGDDDVGARVATDLDGSPVDDARVRREPGTSTHCVILRDDTGKRSIVTAGDSASRLRLDDADRRYLSGAEAVFLTAYNPDPVHRAALELAADTDAPPTVFDLSGRLAELAGRGASEATVDRWVETADLFVVGDVAAESYLGCTGREAAAELRARGADRVAATSGPDGAVLADHTGLHELSAVAVDAVDETGAGDAYVAALIDRWMLSDASAREAGRFAAAAAAFNVASEGARGALATRADVESLLADR from the coding sequence ATGCCCGACGGCGACGCGGATCGGAGCGACACGTGCGACCCCGGCGCCGACGCAGACACAGACGCGGGCACCGGGACCGACCTCGGCGCACGTCGGGACCCGGCCGCGTCCCCGGCGGTCGTGACCGTCGGGGCGGCGACCGTCGACCGCACCTACCACGTCTCGAACATCCCGGGCGCAGACGGCGGCGCCTACGCCGGCACCGTCGCGGAGTCGTTCGGCGGCGTCGGCGCGAACGTGGCGCTGGCGGCCGCGAGGCTGGGCCGGTCCGCCGGCCTGGTGGCCCGCCTCGGCGACGACGACGTCGGCGCCCGTGTCGCGACCGACCTGGACGGCTCCCCCGTCGACGACGCCCGCGTCCGGCGGGAGCCGGGCACCAGCACACACTGCGTGATACTCCGTGACGACACGGGGAAACGGAGCATCGTCACCGCGGGCGACTCCGCGAGTCGGCTCCGCCTCGACGACGCCGACCGCCGGTATCTCTCGGGGGCGGAGGCGGTGTTCCTGACGGCGTACAACCCCGACCCGGTCCACCGGGCGGCGCTGGAGTTGGCGGCCGACACGGACGCACCGCCGACGGTGTTCGACCTCTCGGGCCGGCTCGCGGAGTTGGCGGGGCGCGGCGCCAGCGAGGCGACCGTCGACCGCTGGGTCGAGACCGCCGATCTGTTCGTCGTCGGCGACGTCGCCGCCGAGTCGTACCTCGGCTGCACGGGCCGCGAGGCGGCCGCGGAACTGCGCGCCCGCGGCGCCGACCGCGTGGCCGCGACGTCGGGACCGGACGGCGCGGTGCTGGCGGACCACACCGGTCTGCACGAGCTTTCGGCGGTCGCGGTCGACGCCGTCGACGAGACCGGCGCCGGCGACGCGTACGTCGCGGCGTTGATCGACCGCTGGATGCTCTCTGACGCGTCCGCCCGCGAGGCGGGCCGCTTCGCGGCGGCGGCGGCCGCGTTCAACGTCGCGAGCGAGGGCGCCCGCGGCGCCCTCGCCACTCGGGCGGACGTCGAGTCGCTCCTCGCGGATCGATAG
- the dph2 gene encoding diphthamide biosynthesis enzyme Dph2 yields MSQRSEGDLTKTGMSLKHDREWDYELDRIVEAVEERDADKVGLQFPEGLKRRAPAVADDLRELTDGVTYLISGQPCYGACDLDTYLMRRCDVFVHFGHSPMKESDKIIYVPLFSNVDPFPIMEESLDELADPDDDPDVGLVTTAQHMNLFGDMVDWLEERGYEVHTRRGDDRLTHEGQVLGCNYASADIDADQVLYVGGGKFHPLGLAMEHPDKTVVIGDPVNNVVKVADTEKFLKQRYGAVHRAMDADTFGVIFCTKIGQGRWEKAEQIVEENDNAHLITMDEVTPDRLRNFDFDAFVNTGCPRITTDDGPRFHKPMLTPGEYEIAVGNEPLEDLEFDTFHGTW; encoded by the coding sequence ATGAGCCAGCGGAGCGAGGGCGACCTCACCAAGACGGGGATGTCGCTCAAACACGACCGCGAGTGGGACTACGAACTCGACCGCATCGTCGAGGCGGTCGAGGAGCGCGACGCCGACAAGGTCGGGCTGCAGTTCCCCGAGGGGCTGAAGCGCCGCGCGCCCGCGGTCGCCGACGACCTGCGGGAACTGACCGACGGCGTCACGTACCTCATCTCCGGGCAGCCGTGTTACGGCGCCTGCGACCTCGACACGTACCTGATGCGCCGGTGTGACGTGTTCGTCCACTTCGGCCACTCGCCGATGAAGGAGTCGGACAAGATCATCTACGTCCCGCTGTTCTCCAACGTCGACCCCTTCCCGATCATGGAGGAGTCGCTCGACGAACTGGCGGACCCCGACGACGACCCCGACGTGGGACTGGTCACGACCGCCCAGCACATGAACCTCTTCGGCGACATGGTCGACTGGCTGGAGGAGCGCGGCTACGAGGTGCACACCCGCCGCGGCGACGACCGCCTCACCCACGAGGGGCAGGTGCTCGGCTGCAACTACGCCAGCGCCGACATCGACGCCGACCAAGTCCTCTACGTCGGCGGCGGGAAGTTCCACCCGCTCGGTCTCGCGATGGAGCACCCCGACAAGACGGTCGTCATCGGCGACCCCGTCAACAACGTCGTCAAGGTCGCCGACACCGAGAAGTTCCTCAAGCAGCGCTACGGCGCCGTCCACCGCGCGATGGACGCCGACACCTTCGGCGTCATCTTCTGCACGAAGATCGGGCAGGGTCGCTGGGAGAAGGCCGAACAGATCGTCGAGGAGAACGACAACGCCCACCTCATCACGATGGACGAGGTGACGCCGGACCGCCTCCGCAACTTCGACTTCGACGCGTTCGTCAACACCGGTTGTCCGCGCATCACGACCGACGACGGGCCGCGCTTCCACAAACCGATGCTGACGCCCGGCGAGTACGAGATCGCGGTGGGCAACGAGCCGCTGGAGGACCTGGAGTTCGACACGTTCCACGGCACCTGGTAG
- a CDS encoding universal stress protein — MDHALAVVGPTEAAKTLTREAGELAAGVDAKLTLLHVTDEDVYDDQREELQQLTRGDSTYSVGQAVEGARSFAADIGHETLEGIDVRYEAVGSLGERAETVLREVRERDCDHVFVTGSKRSPTGKALFGDDTQRIILDSSIPVTVVTE, encoded by the coding sequence ATGGACCACGCGCTCGCCGTCGTCGGCCCGACCGAGGCCGCCAAGACGCTGACACGGGAGGCCGGCGAACTCGCCGCCGGCGTCGACGCGAAGCTCACGCTGTTGCACGTCACCGACGAGGACGTGTACGACGACCAGCGCGAGGAGCTCCAACAGCTCACCCGCGGCGACTCCACCTACAGCGTCGGACAGGCCGTCGAGGGCGCCCGGTCGTTCGCCGCCGACATCGGCCACGAGACGCTCGAAGGGATCGACGTCCGCTACGAGGCAGTCGGCAGCCTCGGCGAACGCGCGGAGACGGTGCTGCGCGAGGTACGCGAGCGCGACTGCGACCACGTGTTCGTCACGGGGAGCAAACGCTCGCCGACCGGGAAGGCGCTGTTCGGCGACGACACCCAGCGGATCATCCTCGACTCGTCGATCCCGGTGACGGTCGTCACCGAGTGA
- a CDS encoding MBL fold metallo-hydrolase: MSDHNDPQITSDWGDWLPRTIEAAEPDGVALWYLGCNGFVLKGSDETSVWIDPYVGLGDPPRTVRMIPVPFDPHDVYDADAVLATHEHTDHTHGPSQAPILANTGAPFYAADDSLAVTDDEGWTEHWDVEADQLHEIEEGDSFSVGGFDIDVVRVNDADATHPVGYVIQYGDTTVFHGGDTKPHDGFAEVGERYDVDLAVVAFGSVGRVPDKETREPQRTRWYSDENQAVEIAEALRADRMLPSHWDMWKGLTADPTALHEHARGFDYPERLEIVEIGDRVDV, translated from the coding sequence ATGAGCGATCACAACGACCCGCAGATCACGTCGGATTGGGGCGACTGGCTGCCGCGAACGATCGAGGCCGCCGAACCCGACGGGGTGGCGCTGTGGTACCTCGGCTGCAACGGCTTCGTCCTGAAGGGGAGCGACGAGACGAGCGTCTGGATCGACCCGTACGTCGGGCTGGGCGACCCGCCGCGCACCGTCCGGATGATCCCGGTGCCGTTCGACCCCCACGACGTGTACGACGCCGACGCCGTGTTGGCGACCCACGAGCACACCGACCACACCCACGGCCCGTCGCAGGCGCCGATCCTCGCGAACACGGGGGCGCCGTTCTACGCCGCCGACGACTCCCTCGCCGTGACCGACGACGAGGGCTGGACCGAGCACTGGGACGTCGAGGCCGACCAGTTGCACGAAATCGAGGAAGGCGACTCGTTCTCGGTCGGCGGCTTCGACATCGACGTCGTCCGCGTGAACGACGCCGACGCGACCCACCCCGTCGGCTACGTGATCCAGTACGGCGACACGACCGTCTTCCACGGCGGCGACACCAAGCCCCACGACGGCTTCGCGGAGGTGGGCGAACGGTACGACGTCGATCTGGCGGTCGTCGCCTTCGGCTCGGTGGGGCGCGTTCCGGACAAGGAGACCCGGGAGCCGCAGCGAACCCGCTGGTACAGCGACGAGAACCAGGCGGTCGAGATCGCCGAGGCGCTCCGGGCAGACCGGATGCTGCCGAGCCACTGGGACATGTGGAAGGGGCTGACCGCCGACCCGACGGCGCTCCACGAGCACGCGCGCGGCTTCGACTACCCCGAGCGCCTGGAGATCGTCGAGATCGGCGACCGGGTCGACGTGTGA